One Chroicocephalus ridibundus chromosome 21, bChrRid1.1, whole genome shotgun sequence DNA segment encodes these proteins:
- the LOC134525850 gene encoding GON-4-like protein isoform X4 → MVARRLRSGRPPRRFRFLRGERDGAAGPGQRSPAASRFPVFQVGAGMSLSLKMLPCKKRRAAVAGPQSPREDGELPGAAGSSSVVAADGGFPAKPSPAARTGGGPPSSGPGVWRGPGEASLKGGRRPPGRPGPGPAQEAAGAKEASAAAPLPEGRGSPEAAAEGQGRTPKLYTEVELNSQRDPYLAENQSAVQESPVRSSLQLSVRNPTAMKPLKNTRAGEWPQQTDEENEDLGLFIPLEEQDGEDIERRKRRRKATKRKREGKSQEEEGSLSCDIKLDDTLDRTLEDGAKQHNLTVVNVRNILHEVITNEHVVAMMKAAISETEDIPLFEPKMTRSKLKEVVEKGVVIPTWNISPIKKANEVKPPQFVDIPLEEDDSSDEEYQPDDEDEDETAEESLLESDVESTASSPRGAKRSRTRRSSDEEGGTLCEMEKVTAPVLRHISAEVVPMGPPPPPKPKQNKDSTFMEKLHAVDEELASSPVCMDSYQSLEDSLIAFRTRSKRPLKDVPLGQLEAELRAPDITPDMYDPNTADDEEWKRWLGGLMNDDVENEDEADDDDDPEYNFLEDLDEPDTEDFRNDRAVRITKKEVNELMEELFETFQDEMGFSNMEDEGPEDEDNVTESRPNFNTPQALRFEEPLANLLNEQHRTVKEQLEQLRMKKSSIKPPQEIEKSKPQNEKPLQSLVLDSMQRKRLQQQMQQHVQLLTQIHLLASSNPALSSEASTTRMFLSELGNFARSSTLLRQSFNPKFQTMFQPCNLKGALQLIEDFHAQVQVDWSPRKAVKKSANEFPCLPKQVAWILATRRVFMYPELLPICSLKANPPRDKIIFTKAEDNLLALGLKHFEGTEFPKPLISKYLLPTKTAHQLTVRIKNLNMNRAPDNIIRYYKKTKQLPVLFKCCEEIQPNEWKPPVEREEHRLPFWLKASLPSIQGELKQLAEDAREMPGSPDAESVFLGTGKETSDTGCDEKYPLLMPKGLVLTLKPLANRFSRRAWRRQRSSALKPVLIRPSPCLQPGSNTINIQKTVKLSQSEAPPSKVMVQIPRLIQPATVTQTVSGVQPLSVPAVVGSGDGLEFQNVLSPSYSDSRQAFSAAVPPALVSSNPVTFQPKLMLPALAGAKIRKPCVRKGYQKKKGAKSAPLIKTSPLIQPSPVILTVPATTVKVVNIGNGCNMIQPINTAVGRGAQAIPVTTLLVNPSTFPCPLNQPLVTSSIPSLLVSPNPVGLSASSVGENEDQLNLVPSCPAGNNKNTHPMVEPKVEPPELYVSCSAVSPKEECSTNPATSSTSSQEKVNKGDRCSWTVVEGGENASEPLSVDLLPHLEAPDETVKIEPEDSSDASKEVNPVQKRDLLCAEVKEEFMLDLGQELNMEAACSCSNDLKEIKKEHTLCDEKGEEERGASQSPPQGEQQTDAGGVAGPQLSSESPKNLSYPADVEAEFSSPLGRPEDSSSIDGQSVGTPAGPEAGGEREGQEEEEEDDFDDFTQDEDEEMSSASEESILSVPELQETMEKLTWLATERRLSQEGDSEEENSQEENSEPEEEEEEEGEGMESLQKDDEICGDTSEEPKSAFPSTMAAPQVEAHRTPAGESMKAPGKSRSSHRTRNKRGRARASKDTSKLLLLYDEDILERDPLREQKDLAFAQAYLSRVREALQHVPGKYEDFLRVIYEFEISTDKRTAVDLYSTLQKLLHDWPQLLTDFAAFLLPEQALECGLFEEQQAFEKSRKFLRQLEICFAENPAHHQKIIKVLQSCADCLPQEIAELKTQMWQLLKGHDHLQDEFSIFFDHLRPSASRMGDFEEINWTEEKEYEFDGFEEVSLPDVEEDDEPPKMHAASKNKKRKEIGGQNNDKEVEWVDGMKECSCSCHEGSSDLKLKKSKRRTCSHCSSKVCENKFYKHKDSQELTASLVQHESSPQPEGKDSGTSKEPAEESPENRDEGEDVQSRAKTVSRKVDSLAAAWYRQGKTRLMQDKHPERDLVCLSAATSARAAVGDKHRSNAVGSA, encoded by the exons ATGGTGGCGCGGCGCCTGCGCAGCGGGCGGCCCCCGCGGCGCTTCCGCTTCCTGCGGGGCGagcgggacggggcggcggggccggggcagcggagCCCCGCGGCCAGCCgctttcctgttttccaggtgGGCGCAGGGATGTCGCTCTCGCTGAAGATGCTGCCCTGCAAGAAGAGGAgagcggcggtggcggggccgcAGAGCCCGCGGGAGGACGGAGAGTTGCCCGGCGCCGCCGGCTCTTCCTCGGTGGTCGCTGCCGACGGCGGCTTCCCCGCCAAACCATCGCCGGCGGCACGAACCGGCGGCGGGCCGCCCTCCTCCGGCCCGGGCGTGTGGCGGGGTCCCGGGGAGGCCTCGCTGAAGGGCGGGAGGCGGCCCCCCggccggccgggcccgggccccgcGCAGGAGGCGGCGGGCGCGAAGGAGGCCAGCgctgccgccccgctccccgaGGGCCGCGGCAGCCCCGAGGCGGCGGCAGAAGGTCAAG GGAGAACGCCTAAGCTGTACACAGAGGTGGAATTGAATTCGCAGAGAGATCCGTATCTGGCTGAAAACCAATCTGCAGTGCAGGAGTCTCCAGTGAGAAGTTCTTTGCAGCTGTCTGTTAGAAATCCTACCGCAATGAAGCCACTGAAGAACACCAGAGctggtgagtggccccagcagaCTGATGAGGAAAATGAGGATTTGGGTCTGTTTATTCCATTGG AGGAGCAAGATGGAGAGGATAttgagagaaggaagaggaggaggaaggcaaccaaacggaaaagagaagggaaaagtcAAGAAGAAGAGGGATCTTTGTCTTGTGACATCAAGCTAGACGATACCCTTGATCGCACCTTAGAAGATGGAGCTAAACAACATAACCTGACAGTGGTCAACGTGCGAAACATCCTTCAT GAAGTGATCACAAACGAGCATGTGGTTGCCATGATGAAAGCGGCCATCAGTGAGACGGAAGATATCCCTTTGTTT GAGCCCAAAATGACTCGTTCCAAACTGAAGGAAGTTGTGGAGAAAGGAGTG GTGATTCCAACATGGAATATTTCTCCAATTAAGAAGGCGAATGAGGTGAAG CCTCCTCAGTTTGTGGACATTCCTCTTGAGGAAGATGATTCCTCAGATGAAGAATACCAGCCtgatgatgaggatgaggatgagacTGCAGAAGAG AGCTTACTGGAAAGTGACGTAGAGAGCACCGCTTCTTCTCCCCGGGGAGCAAAACGGTCTAGGACAAGGCGATCATCTGATGAGGAGGGAGGGACGCTCTGCGAG ATGGAGAAGGTTACTGCACCCGTTCTTAGGCACATCAGTGCTGAAGTAGTTCccatgggacctccaccacctcctaaaccaaagcaaaacaaagacagcaCGTTCATGGAGAAGCTGCATGCAGTGGATGAAGAATTGGCTTCAAGCCCAGTATGCATGGATTCTTACCAG tCTCTGGAAGACAGCCTCATTGCCTTCCGAACCCGATCTAAGAGACCGCTGAAGGATGTCCCTCTTGGTCAGCTGGAGGCTGAGCTCCGCGCCCCAGATATCACGCCTGATATGTATGACCCCAACACTGCAGATGACGAAGAATGGAAAAGGTGGCTTGGGGGTCTCATGAACGATGATGTGGAGAATGAAG ATGAAGCGGATGATGATGATGACCCTGAGTACAACTTCCTGGAAGATCTGGATGAACCAGATACAGAAGACTTCAGAAACGATCGTGCTGTGAGAATTACCA aaaaggaagTGAATGAACTGATGGAGGAGCTGTTTGAGACA TTTCAGGACGAGATGGGTTTCTCGAACATGGAAGATGAAGGTCCAGAAGATGAAGATAACGTTACAGAGTCACGGCCAAATTTTAATACACCACAGGCACTTAG ATTTGAAGAACCTCTGGCCAATTTACTGAATGAGCAACACCGGACGGTGAAGGAACAGCTTGAGCAGTTGAGAATGAAAAAGTCCTCAATCAAGCCACCGCAAGAGATAGAAAAATCAAAACCTCAAAATGAGAAGCCTCTCCAGAGCCTTGTTCTGGACAGTATGCAAAGAAAGAGGCTCCAGCAGCAAATGCAGCAG CACGTTCAGCTTCTGACTCAAATCCATCTTCTTGCAAGTTCCAACCCTGCTTTAAGTTCAGAGGCCAGTACTACCAGGATGTTTTTG AGCGAGCTCGGTAACTTTGCTCGAAGCTCTACACTCCTTCGTCAGTCGTTCAATCCGAAGTTTCAAACGATGTTCCAGCCGTGTAACTTGAAGGGAGCGCTGCAGCTCATCGAAGATTTTCATGCCCAAGTCCAAGTTGACTGGAGCCCGCGCAAAGCCGTGAAGAAGAGCG CTAATGAATTTCCATGTTTGCCAAAGCAAGTGGCATGGATTTTGGCAACAAGGAGAGTCTTCATGTATCCAGAGTTGCTGCCAATATGTTCCTTGAAAGCAAACCCTCCCCGGGACAAGATTATCTTCACCAAGGCAGAGGACAA tttATTAGCTTTAGGTTTGAAACATTTTGAAGGGACAGAGTTCCCAAAGCCTTTGATCAGCAAGTATCTCTTGCCAACAAAAACTGCCCACCAGCTTACGGTACGAATCAAGAATCTGAATATGAATCGAGCCCCTGATAATATCATCAGA TActataaaaagacaaaacagttgCCCGTTCTGTTCAAGTGCTGCGAGGAAATCCAGCCTAATGAGTGGAAGCCGCCTGTGGAGAGAGAAGAACATCGCCTGCCATTTTGGCTAAAG GCCAGCCTGCCCTCCATTCAGGGGGAACTGAAGCAATTGGCAGAAGATGCCAGGGAGATGCCAGGTTCACCTGATGCAGAATCTGTCTTTTTGGGGACAGGAAAGGAAACTTCAGACACAGGATGTGATGAAAAATACCCTCTGCTCATGCCAAAGGGACTAGTCCTGACCTTGAAGCCCCTTGCCAATCGGTTCTCCCGGAGAGCGTGGAGGAGGCAGAGGTCCTCAGCTCTGAAGCCTGTCCTCATTCGACCGAGTCCTTGTCTGCAGCCCGGTTCCAACACTATTAACATCCAGAAAACGGTGAAGTTGTCCCAGTCAGAAGCTCCTCCCAGCAAAGTCATGGTTCAGATTCCTCGGCTAATCCAGCCAGCTACAGTTACGCAGACGGTGTCAGGAGTGCAGCCTTTGAGTGTCCCAGCAGTGGTAGGAAGTGGGGATGGCTTGGAATTTCAGAACGTGCTGTCCCCATCGTATTCAGACTCCAGACAagctttctcagctgctgtaccACCAGCTCTGGTGTCCTCCAATCCAGTAACTTTTCAGCCAAAACTGATGTTGCCAGCTTTGGCCGGAGCAAAAATACGCAAACCTTGTGTTCGAAAGggataccaaaagaaaaaaggggcaaaatctgCCCCGTTGATAAAGACTTCACCTTTGATTCAGCCATCTCCTGTCATCCTTACTGTACCTGCCACCACAGTGAAAGTGGTTAATATAGGCAATGGCTGCAATATGATTCAGCCCATAAACACAGCAGTTGGTAGAGGCGCTCAGGCTATTCCAGTTACGACCTTATTAGTAAATCCATCCACTTTCCCGTGTCCCTTAAATCAGCCTCTAGTGACTTCTTCCATCCCTTCGTTGTTAGTCTCTCCTAACCCTGTTGGTCTTTCTGCATCGTCTGTTGGTGAAAATGAAGATCAGCTGAATCTGGTTCCTTCCTGCCCCGctggaaacaacaaaaatacccaTCCCATGGTGGAGCCCAAGGTTGAACCCCCAGAGCTGTATGTTTCGTGCTCCGCTGTCTCCCCCAAGGAGGAGTGTAGCACAAATCCTGCCACTTCGAGTACCAGCAGCCAGGAAAAGGTAAATAAGGGTGACCGCTGTAGCTGGACAGTGGTAGAAGGAGGTGAGAACGCTTCAGAGCCGTTGTCTGTGGACCTTCTGCCTCATTTAGAAGCTCCAGACGAAACAGTGAAAATTGAGCCTGAAGATTCAAGTGATGCTAGCAAGGAAGTAAATCCAGTACAGAAGAGGGATCTCTTATGTGCTGAAGTGAAGGAGGAATTCATGCTGGATCTTGGCCAGGAGCTGAACATGGAGGCTGCGTGTTCATGTTCAAATgacctgaaagaaattaaaaaggagcACACTTTGTGTGAtgagaagggagaagaagaaCGAGGGGCTTCGCAGTCGCCTCCCCAGGGTGAACAGCAGACAgatgcaggtggtgttgctggaCCACAGCTAAGCAGCGAGTCTCCAAAGAATCTTTCGTACCCAGCAGACGTTGAGGCGGAATTTAGCAGTCCGCTAGGGAGACCGGAGGATTCCTCCAGTATAGACGGCCAGTCTGTTGGGACACCAGCTGGCCCTGAagctggaggagagagagaaggacaagaagaggaggaggaagatgacttTGATGATTTTACACAAGATGAGGATGAAGAAATGTCATCAGCCTCAGAAGAATCTATTCTTTCCGTGCCCGAACTTCag GAGACAATGGAAAAACTTACTTGGCTCGCAACAGAGAGACGTTTAAGCCAAGAAGGAGATTCGGAAGAAGAGAATTCCCAGGAAGAGAACTCtgagccggaggaggaggaggaggaggaaggggaagggatggagagttTACAGAAAGATGATGAAATATGTGGCGATACATCAGAGGAACCTAAATCTGCCTTCCCGTCGACAATGGCAGCCCCGCAGGTGGAAGCCCACAGAACGCCAGCAG GAGAAAGTATGAAAGCCCCTGGGAAGAGCAGGAGCTCCCACAGAACCAGAAATAAGAGGGGCCGGGCTCGCGCTAGCAAAGATACATCTAAGCTGCTCCTCTTGTATGACGAAGACATCCTGGAGAGAGATCCCCTGCGGGAGCAGAAGGATCTGGCATTCGCACAGGCCTATCTAAGCAGG GTGCGTGAAGCCTTGCAGCATGTTCCTGGAAAGTATGAAGACTTTCTTCGCGTTATCTATGAGTTTGAGATCAGCACGGACAAGCGAACGGCTGTGGATCTCTATTCCACTTTGCAGAAACTGTTGCACGACTGGCCACAATTGCTCACAGattttgctgcctttcttttgCCAGAACAAGCTTTGGAGTGTGGACTG TTTGAAGAGCAGCAAGCGTTCGAAAAAAGCCGGAAGTTCCTCAGGCAGCTGGAGATTTGTTTTGCTGAAAATCCTGCCCACCACCAAAAGATCATCAAAGttctgcagagctgtgcagaCTGCCTCCCCCAGGAGATCGCCGAG CTGAAGACCCAAATGTGGCAGCTGTTGAAAGGACACGACCACTTGCAGGACGAATTCTCCATTTTCTTTGACCACTTAAGGCCCTCAGCCAGCCGCATGGGAGACTTTGAGGAGATCAACTGGACAGAAGAGAAGGAATATGAG TTTGATGGGTTTGAAGAGGTGTCTTTGCCGGATGTAGAAGAAGATGATGAACCACCCAAGATGCATGCAGCCTCAAAAAATAAGAAGCGGAAAGAGATCGGAGGCCAGAATAATGACAAG GAGGTCGAGTGGGTAGATGGGATGAAGGAATGTTCATGTTCCTGCCATGAAGGGAGTAGCGATCTCAagctaaagaaaagcaaaaggaggacCTGCAGCCATTGTAGTAGTAAG GTgtgtgaaaacaaattttataaaCATAAAGATTCTCAAGAGCTGACGGCAAGCCTTGTTCAACACGAATCAAGTCCTCAGCCCGAAGGGAAGGATTCTGGAACGTCTAAGGAGCCTGCAGAAGAAAGCCCGGAGAACAGAGATGAGGGCGAGGATGTCCAGAGCAGAGCAAAAACCGTGTCAAGGAAAGTGGACTCTCTGGCTGCAG cctGGTACAGACAAGGGAAAACGCGATTAATGCAGGATAAACACCCTGAAAGAGATCTCGTCTGTCTTTCAGCAGCTACGTCTGCCCGTGCTGCTGTTGGAGACAAGCACAGGTCAAACGCGGTGGGCTCAGCGTAA